In the Acomys russatus chromosome 20, mAcoRus1.1, whole genome shotgun sequence genome, TGCAACTGGAAACACTGCTGTTCTGACCACGTGATTTATCACTATCTGCTCTTTCTCTGCAGATGCTGTGAGCCAAGGAGGGATTAAGGTATGAGCTCCTCCCTGTTTCTCTAGCTGTTTCTATCCCAGCAAACCTCAGCACAATGAGTGGTGCTCTTAGCAAAGGAAGCGGCTCTTCCATGGATGCCTTCTGAGCTCCCACTGCTAGTTTGGTGAGAAGGTTCAAGGATAAATTGACATGTTTCCACACCAAATTTAATCATTACTGTGTGCTTTTTTAAACAGTAAGGGAAAAATCTTGAATGTTAATTCTTGTTTTCTTCAGACACATAGAACTCGAAGTTCCTCAGAAAGAATATGCCCAGCTCAAGCCTCTATAATGGTACAGTTTCTGTGAATGCAGggaatttatttttcaagttaagataatgtttttgagacaaagtctcactatgtacaTATTTCTAACTACCCTGGAactctttgtgtagaccaggctggcttcatagtcagagatccacatgtctctAGACGTGGGCTACCAAACATGACAAATCAAGATAATTTTGAGAGCCAGAACAATGCCTATGATACTGATGATAAGGACACCATCACAATAGGATCTATCTCAGTCAACCCAGTAGGGAAATTCCTTGTGCATCTAAGTACTTTGCACCCATGCTTCTGTGGCTGCTACCCTCTTGTCCTAGGAGATAATTAcccctgctctgtagaccaccaAGCATTTGACACCTAGATCACTAATTCAATAAGTCCATTACTGTTTACTGGTGGTTTTGCTGGTTAGATTGAAGAATTAATGAAAGATGCAgtaatatataagaaaacaacTGCTTGTATGATGCAGTAAGAATTTTAGTTTCTAAGAATTatcctgcttaaaaaaaaaaactttaaaatatctctTTAATCTGTGCATCTTACCTAAAAGTAGATTAAGAATGCAGGTGATAGGGATCTAAATTgacttttttctacttttataggGAAAACTTTTCTTTTGGGAAATAGAGATGTGGGTACAAGTAGCGCAGAGAAATGGGCACACCATTCAGTTCAGCTGCTAATCTTAGCACACGCATCATAGCAGGTGATTTGTATTGACATTTCAAATTGGCTCATCTATTGTCATATTCAAATCTCACAGATTCCTGCTTCATAAATTTGAGGATGTCCTGGGTTATATGAcaacctgtttcaaaaataaaaatcttagagaTTAGCCCAACGTATCATTTTTTTCAGGGTATAACTTAAGTTCacatttggttattttttaaGGCAAGAGCTAGGATTTTGGGGGAAAGTTTTTAGAAGATTCTTTTTTGGAGTATTGGCCATGCTGTATTTGAAACCTATGGTACTTGCACAGGTGTTTAATAAATACTCACTGAGTAATTGGCAAAGGAatacaatttatttctttatggtcTAAAAcgaaataagtttttttttttaaatctgaaaaatggAGATGATTTTTTAACGTGATGTCATTGTAAAGTAAAGTGGACATCTTAGCTCAATAGGTGTAAAAGGTGTGCAGTAGCATATGAGGGAAGTGACCTGTGTCACACTTGTAGTGGAATATTATGCAGGAAAATCATACTGCTACGAGAATGTGCAGAGATGCATGTAAAAGAGAAACATGCATCGGATGGCGGTTAGCAAACTCACTGTCTcacaaaagtagaaaaaaggCACACTTGTAAAAGGTCTTACAATCACCTGTTAGTGAAAATGTTGATAATAGATATATAAAACACAGGCAAGATGTGTGTTTGtaattttcaaaatacataatttttgttttcaaaaaaagaaacatgcagTTCATGTGTATCTCAAAATATTGTGTACATGGGAAGTGCTGCAATTTCAGCggtttattctttccttttcagtgtaattttattttcataataaaacgAAAATGTTCTTGAACGAATTTTGAGGCCCATAGGACTATTTTTCCATTCCATAAGAAATGAGCCAAAAacactttatttaattttcaggCTTTTTGCAACAACTATGAGAAGACACTGGCTACAGATGGAAAATCGTGCCCCCAAATCCACAAACCAGTGTGTGGCACTGACGGGAAAACTTATCAAAACCGATGTGAATTCTGCCAAATTGCCATGTAAGCAAAACTGATGAGCTAATAGCATGACACTCTTGGCCGGGCCCAGTAGAGTAGGAGGAGTCCATGATTTGTTCCTTAATAATTTACTAGTCTATTAAAATTGATTTCgtatgaaataaattaatactaTTACCTCCCAATCTGAAACCTAGGAAACCAATCTTTGCCACTTGACTCAGTCTAGAATGAATTCATTTCAATTGCAGTTCATCTCTGAATgtcatctcttttctttcagGGAAAGTTCTGGAAAACTTGGTTTCAGACATAAAGGGAAATGCTGAATCCCCCAACATCACAGCACTGGGTGTGCCTTTGGTTTGGTTCTTACAGGAAGATGTATACTTCCTATTACCCAGTATCCTTAGCAACGTGCCTCCCACCAGTTatgcacaaaacaaaatttcaataaAGGTATTTTAGTAACACTTCTACACCAATGCTTTGCTTCAGATAATGAAAGCATCTCTGATTAATTTAGTTAGATAAACTGTTACACTTTTCAACATGAAATGAGAAACTGGAAAACTAAGCAGAATATTATCACATTTACCAGACCGAGTCAGTACTCAGTTCTTCACCAGCTATGCAG is a window encoding:
- the LOC127204703 gene encoding serine protease inhibitor Kazal-type 12-like; this translates as MKPAGAFLLLVSLAYLLLYADAVSQGGIKAFCNNYEKTLATDGKSCPQIHKPVCGTDGKTYQNRCEFCQIAMESSGKLGFRHKGKC